The following coding sequences are from one Allocoleopsis franciscana PCC 7113 window:
- a CDS encoding ribbon-helix-helix domain-containing protein: MVDYGYIKQSETLGHMPSNNKIQVYLPGEILERLKNMAKKQNRSASNLAATFVIQSIEKEEGDQKNYDEAIAFITALAGDTKPTDANIILAAHELNIEPESLFKLRDRLFKEGKQPN; this comes from the coding sequence ATGGTTGACTATGGATATATAAAACAATCAGAAACTTTGGGCCATATGCCTTCCAACAACAAAATACAGGTCTACCTCCCTGGTGAAATCCTGGAAAGGCTCAAAAATATGGCAAAAAAGCAAAACAGGTCAGCCAGTAACTTGGCTGCAACCTTTGTCATTCAATCCATTGAAAAAGAAGAGGGAGATCAGAAAAATTATGATGAAGCGATCGCATTCATCACGGCCTTAGCAGGTGATACCAAGCCAACAGATGCGAATATCATCCTCGCCGCGCACGAACTGAACATTGAGCCAGAATCGCTGTTTAAATTACGCGATCGCCTTTTCAAAGAAGGGAAGCAACCAAATTAG
- a CDS encoding ParM/StbA family protein, which yields METAVIAVDTGNYDLKFWNGSGDPKAIRSVKFKLPRGRQALKANSLNPVVELNSDRYHFGFRAYDYRKQVHTTETEKAHEILLNVLACVKPLAPEFKLHVHTSHPRPELFEKEILKQLLGTHQYGHNSQNATSHIESVSVEPEGLAAWRYAKSIRLIPEQGLTVVIDIGGGTWLSRLIDEEGEILDSSVSERGGAYSLAADISFDSRLGNAINDQPDPGVIMNGFANGTHYYGEDPNASWKDWLDEYLDPWFKGIFGKVKTQYKPFLPRVRRFLVTGGSSHLIAQKIQNIPLFAMTTEPRFDNVRGLLPTGKQAQVVKV from the coding sequence ATGGAAACAGCAGTAATTGCCGTGGATACGGGCAACTATGACCTGAAATTTTGGAACGGGAGCGGCGACCCCAAAGCCATTCGAAGCGTGAAATTCAAACTCCCACGCGGCAGGCAAGCACTAAAAGCCAACAGCCTCAACCCAGTTGTGGAGTTAAACTCTGACCGTTACCACTTTGGGTTCCGGGCTTACGATTACCGCAAACAGGTTCACACGACAGAGACAGAGAAAGCCCACGAAATTTTGCTCAACGTCCTGGCTTGCGTAAAACCTCTAGCACCAGAGTTCAAGCTTCACGTTCACACCAGTCACCCCCGTCCGGAACTGTTTGAGAAGGAAATTTTAAAGCAGTTATTGGGAACGCATCAGTATGGACACAACTCCCAGAATGCGACTTCTCACATTGAATCAGTCAGTGTAGAACCGGAAGGGTTAGCGGCTTGGCGATATGCCAAATCAATCAGGTTAATTCCAGAGCAGGGATTGACCGTCGTGATTGACATCGGTGGAGGCACCTGGCTCAGTCGGCTGATTGATGAGGAAGGCGAGATTCTTGATAGTTCGGTATCCGAGCGAGGAGGTGCTTACTCGCTGGCGGCTGATATTAGCTTTGACTCTCGATTGGGAAATGCCATCAATGACCAACCCGACCCAGGCGTGATTATGAATGGGTTCGCCAACGGTACTCACTACTACGGTGAAGACCCTAACGCCTCTTGGAAGGATTGGCTGGATGAATACTTAGACCCTTGGTTTAAAGGCATTTTCGGCAAGGTCAAAACCCAGTACAAGCCGTTCCTGCCTCGCGTTCGTCGGTTCCTGGTCACAGGCGGAAGTTCTCACCTAATCGCCCAAAAGATTCAGAATATTCCGCTTTTCGCAATGACCACTGAACCTCGGTTTGACAACGTTCGGGGGTTACTCCCCACAGGTAAACAAGCCCAGGTGGTGAAAGTATGA
- a CDS encoding PadR family transcriptional regulator: protein MAKKNTTNTPLTPAVFHILLALSTQERHGYEIMKQVENDSQGKVKMGPGTLYGSIGRMSEAGLIRESDKKIDPKMDDERRIYYEITGLGKKALAEELERYRSVLMVAQQKRIFPNTFTYDI from the coding sequence ATGGCTAAAAAGAACACAACCAATACACCCCTTACTCCAGCGGTGTTTCATATCCTTCTGGCACTCTCCACACAGGAGCGTCATGGCTATGAAATCATGAAGCAGGTCGAGAATGATTCACAGGGAAAGGTAAAGATGGGGCCTGGAACGCTCTACGGCTCGATTGGTCGCATGAGCGAGGCGGGATTGATACGTGAGAGTGACAAAAAGATAGACCCAAAAATGGATGACGAGCGGCGGATTTACTACGAAATCACCGGGCTTGGTAAAAAAGCACTCGCGGAGGAATTGGAGCGATACCGCTCCGTCTTGATGGTTGCTCAACAAAAACGGATCTTTCCGAATACTTTTACGTATGACATCTGA
- a CDS encoding helix-turn-helix domain-containing protein, with protein sequence MPVTESKLTAVLVKETRKRLGLTQLQFAQSLEVSFQSVNRWERSKTKPLPIVLKQIEVMVKEMGERGSDLVAKYFSVNEN encoded by the coding sequence ATGCCCGTAACCGAATCGAAGTTAACCGCAGTACTCGTGAAGGAAACCCGGAAGCGTCTGGGGTTAACTCAATTGCAGTTTGCCCAATCGTTAGAAGTGTCGTTTCAAAGCGTGAACCGTTGGGAACGGAGCAAGACAAAGCCTTTACCGATAGTTCTCAAGCAGATTGAGGTGATGGTAAAGGAGATGGGCGAGCGCGGTTCGGATTTGGTAGCGAA